The genomic DNA GGTGCACCAGAGTTATCTCAAGCCCCCGATGCCACAGCGCCAGGGCAGCATCAACGCCGATGAAGCCACCGCCGAAAACCACCGCCTTCTTGATATTATTCTCACTGACATAGCGGTCGATGGCCACCATGTCGGTCAAGGTCTTGAAGCCGAAGACCCCAGTGGTTTCAAGCCATTCGGGGCGCGGATACCAGCTCCGGGCGCCACTGGCAAAGAAGAGCCGGTCGTAACTGGCGTTTCGCCCCGCAGCGCTTCGCACCAGCCGCCGAGCCGTATCCACCTCGACCACGGGATCAGAGAGGCGGGGCGTTACCCGGTAGCGGTCGTAAAAATCCGCCCCTTTCCAGTACACGGTCTGCAGCGGCTCGCCAGCCAGATAGAACGGGATCACACATGGAGAGTACGGGGCAAAGCCTTCGTCGCTGCACATGACGATCTCGCCGCCAAATCCCTCCAGGCGGAGGCGCTGCACGAACTCCGCTGCTGCCATGCCGGTTCCTACGGTCACAACTTTCATTGTTCACCATCCCGGCGCCGGGCGAACTCCTTCCGGCGCAGCTCCCTGAACAGTTCAACGTGCGCCGGTATCCCTTCCGCCCCAAGCAGATAGGTACGGAGGCTCTTTACCGCCTGCCTGCCTCGCAGGGCATCATGTTCGGCATAGACCAGCGCCCCGGAATGACAGGCTGTCACGCAGGCCGGGCTCTTCCCCTCCTTGATCCGCTCGTTACAAAGGTCGCATTTGTAGGCAACATCGCGACCATACAGCGAGCGGTGTGTTACCTTGAACGAAATGGCATCGAACGGGCAGACCATGGCGCACATCGCGCACGCCTTGCACAGTGCCGCATCGAGGAGCACTGCGCCGCTCTCCGGATCGCGGCTGATGGCGCCTGACGGACACGCGTTCAGGCAATCCGCCGGGTCGCAGTGACGGCAGGAAAGCGGGAACGCCTCATGGTCGATGCCCAGAACCCGAACGTTCACCTGGGTCTTGTGGTCCCCCAAGGCCGCCATCAGGCTGTGGCACGGATGCTGTTCCACGGCGCAGGCTGATTCACAGGCCTTGCAGGCCAGGCATTTCTTGTAATCGACAAATATCCTTTTCATGGGGAATCTCCCTCACCTAATGTGCGTGATGATGTGTTGCTGCGCTGGACGAACAGCTGCAGGGAGGCGCATTGAGCAGCGAGGCCAGTCTGGTGACTGCCGCCGCATAGCGGCTCTCCTGTTCTGCCATGATTCTGGTAACATCCGGATCGAGGCTTTCCAGTCTTGGCTCGGCAGGAAGCTCGACGATGGCGTCGAACACCTCATCCAACCTGCAGCCGTTCTCCTGCTGAAACCGCTCCAGCTTTGCATTGCCGTCGGGAGCAATCCGGTTGATTACCAGGAATACCAGAGGAATGCCGGTCTCACGGGCCAGGCTAGCAGAGTGGCAGGCCACGCTCAGGGAGTTGAAGGTGTTGTCGGCCACCACCAGGCACTGGCCGAACCCCTTGGCCAGAGACCGACCGAAGTGCTCCATCCCTGCCTGGGTGTCGAGCAGGATAACATCGTTACGCCGCAGTGCCAGGTGCCTGATCGTGGCATCCAGCAGCACGTTCTCGGCGCAAAGGCAGCCCCCCCCAGCCTGCTTGACGGTCCCCATCACCAGTAGGTTCAAGTTATCGCGGATTTTCAGTCCGAAACGTTCCACCACGTCATCGACGTCCGGGTTCAGCTTGAACATCGCCCCCCAGCCGCTCCGGCCGGGGCGAATACCGGTTTTTTCCTCGATATAATCGGCATGGCGGTTGAGCGGCACGATCCGGCTGGCGGCATCGGCAGCCAGGCCGAGCGCATTCGGCAGGTTCATCTGCGGGTCTTCGTCCACAGCCAGGACATTGATGCCGTTGGCAGCGAGCACCGTTGCCAGGCAGGAGGTAAGGGTGGTTTTCCCCACTCCACCCTTGCCGGTGATCACGACGCGCAGCCCTTCTTGTTGTGGTTGGCACATAGCAATCCCCCTTGTCAGATGCCGAGCGCGCTGCGCCGTTCCATAACGATCCGTTCCATTTGGTCTGCTGCCGCGACCGGGTCTTCTTCGACGAAGAACCAGCCACCCAGAACCTCTTTCGCGTCCTGAGTAAGAATCCTGGTGACCTCTGGCCCGCCGAGAATCGGTGGCAGCGGCCAGAGATGGACCGGAATCCCGGAGCCGACAAAGTAGGCGCCGATGGCGACCGCTTTTTCCGTGGTCCACTCCGGGGCGGAACCGACCAGCGGCAGATCCGAGATATCGACCTTGAGATGGTCGGCAATGGCCCCGGCCAGGTTGAGCATGCGCGAACAGTCAACGCACGATCCCATGTGCAGCACCGGCGGAATCCCCAGTTGCCGGCAGACCGCCTTTAATCCAGGCCCGGCCAGTTCCTGAGCCGACAGGTCCATTAGGCCAGCCTTGGCAGCGGCAACTGCCCAGCAGCCGGTGCCGATCACTAGGATGTCGCGTTTCAGGAGTTCAGTAGTAAGCACGCGATGGAAGTGGTCCTGTTGCACCTTGACATTGTTGCAGCCGACAATGCCGGCCACCCCTTTGATGGTGCCGTTGACAATCAGATCAATGAGCGGCTGGGGAGTGCCTCCCAGGGCCTTCAGGATCTCTTCGACCGTGAAGCCGACCACTGCGGTTGCCGTGTGTTTTGGGATATAGACCCGCCCCTTGTTCCGGTTGGGGAAAGCGTCGATGGCGGTTTTGATGATCCGGCTGGCAATGGCGTCGGCATGGTGCTCGTCGAACTGGATGTGCAGGCTGCCGGGGATCTTGGCCTGTTCACTGGTGGTGATGAACTTGGTATGGAAACAGGAGGCGAGATCGGCAATCGCAGGATAGATGCATTGAACGTCTACGACCATGGCATCCACCGCGCCGGTCATGATCGCCAGCTCGCTGTGCGATTCGTTGCCGGCCATACCGACCCCCTGGCGCAACAGCACCTCGTTACCGGTGCAGCAGAGCCCGACCACGTTGACCCGTTTGGCGCCAACAGCTTCAGCGGCCTGGCGGTTCTCCGCCGATTGAGCCATCTCTGCTATCTTGGCCGACAGGATCGGTTCATGACCATGGACCACGACATTGACGCTCTCCTCTTCCAGAACCCCCAGGTTGGCTTTGACCGATTTTATGGTGGGCGTTCCGAGAAGGATGTCCTGCAGCTCGGTGGCGATCAGCGAGCCGCCCCAGCCATCGGAGAGCGAGCAGCGGACCGACTGGGCCACCAGCGACAGCGGGTCATGGTCGCAGCCGAAATGGGTCCGGTGCAGGATATCTACAGCCTCGCGGTCGATGCCACGGGGGAGAAAGCCGGTTTTGGCGCCGGTAGTCTGGTACAGTGACTCTTCAAGAGCCTTCAGGCGCGCGAAGCGTTTGGCGGGCATGTACTTTTCCAGGAAGACGAGCGGCTCTTCATCCTGGTTGCCGAAACAGTCGATGGCGACCTTTGCCACATCCGCCGCTATTTCCAGCTGTTGACGCCCGGTGGTCGGGATGTCGAGGCGGGCCGCGACTGCCATCAGCTTATCGGCATCAGTGATTCGATAATCGGTATTGCTGCCGTTGGCCACGGCCCGGAGCAGTTGGGCCACCTTGCGGCCATGATCGGAATGGGAGGAAGAGCCGACTGCCGCCATGCGCGCCAGGTTGCGGGCCACTATGGTGTCGGCGGTTGCCCCACAGACGCCATGGGTCGGGCCGTCGCCGAACGGATCGATGCGACACGGACCCATGGAACAGATCCGGCAGCAGGTGCCAAGCTGGCCATAAGCGCATTGCGGCTGCTGTTTCTCGTAACGCTCCCAGATGTTGGAGTACCCCTCACGATCGGCGATCCGCAGCATTTCCACTGCTGCCGGATCTACGCTCCTGTGGTCATTGTTTAATGCCTTCACCTCGTTCATAGATTCCTCCCCGCGGTTAGCTTCCGGGATCAGGTTAATCGATGAGGGGGACATACGGAAA from Geoanaerobacter pelophilus includes the following:
- a CDS encoding 4Fe-4S dicluster domain-containing protein, producing the protein MKRIFVDYKKCLACKACESACAVEQHPCHSLMAALGDHKTQVNVRVLGIDHEAFPLSCRHCDPADCLNACPSGAISRDPESGAVLLDAALCKACAMCAMVCPFDAISFKVTHRSLYGRDVAYKCDLCNERIKEGKSPACVTACHSGALVYAEHDALRGRQAVKSLRTYLLGAEGIPAHVELFRELRRKEFARRRDGEQ
- a CDS encoding AAA family ATPase, giving the protein MCQPQQEGLRVVITGKGGVGKTTLTSCLATVLAANGINVLAVDEDPQMNLPNALGLAADAASRIVPLNRHADYIEEKTGIRPGRSGWGAMFKLNPDVDDVVERFGLKIRDNLNLLVMGTVKQAGGGCLCAENVLLDATIRHLALRRNDVILLDTQAGMEHFGRSLAKGFGQCLVVADNTFNSLSVACHSASLARETGIPLVFLVINRIAPDGNAKLERFQQENGCRLDEVFDAIVELPAEPRLESLDPDVTRIMAEQESRYAAAVTRLASLLNAPPCSCSSSAATHHHAH
- the cooS gene encoding anaerobic carbon-monoxide dehydrogenase catalytic subunit is translated as MNEVKALNNDHRSVDPAAVEMLRIADREGYSNIWERYEKQQPQCAYGQLGTCCRICSMGPCRIDPFGDGPTHGVCGATADTIVARNLARMAAVGSSSHSDHGRKVAQLLRAVANGSNTDYRITDADKLMAVAARLDIPTTGRQQLEIAADVAKVAIDCFGNQDEEPLVFLEKYMPAKRFARLKALEESLYQTTGAKTGFLPRGIDREAVDILHRTHFGCDHDPLSLVAQSVRCSLSDGWGGSLIATELQDILLGTPTIKSVKANLGVLEEESVNVVVHGHEPILSAKIAEMAQSAENRQAAEAVGAKRVNVVGLCCTGNEVLLRQGVGMAGNESHSELAIMTGAVDAMVVDVQCIYPAIADLASCFHTKFITTSEQAKIPGSLHIQFDEHHADAIASRIIKTAIDAFPNRNKGRVYIPKHTATAVVGFTVEEILKALGGTPQPLIDLIVNGTIKGVAGIVGCNNVKVQQDHFHRVLTTELLKRDILVIGTGCWAVAAAKAGLMDLSAQELAGPGLKAVCRQLGIPPVLHMGSCVDCSRMLNLAGAIADHLKVDISDLPLVGSAPEWTTEKAVAIGAYFVGSGIPVHLWPLPPILGGPEVTRILTQDAKEVLGGWFFVEEDPVAAADQMERIVMERRSALGI